ATTAGGATAAACCGTtcaccaagaaaatgaaaatctattTATCTGGCTGACTAATATAAAGTCACCTACCTAGATGATTGATTGCAAATTGCGACTCTACTCCATCTTCAGAGAGTTCATAAGGGCAGAACATGACACCAGCATTGTTTCTGAAAAGCAGTTGGGTGTTTGTTAAAATTATGCACAAAACATGCAGCACATGTTGTTAAACAGATCACATAATAGAAAGGTATTGTTTTGTTGAAACATCATTTCATATAAATTAGAATTTTCAGcccatacacatcaacaatattgtccatgCTTTGGGTTGTCTAGTTCTCATGGATACATCGGGTTTACACAACTTTGTCGAAGTCACACATCCCAATAGTACTTTTGTAGAAACACGCTTAACTAAGGAGTTACTATGGGATGTGGCCATGTGattcatctcctccaaaaaAAACGCGTTGTTGACGGTAAAAAATTggatttatctatatatgtaaacAATATAGGCAGGCAGTAATGAAAGATAAGTGAAGCAGTTTTTACATTAAAATGTGGAGTGGAAGATGAAGGGCATTGAAGCTGTCAACAAAAGCTCTCACAGACTTCAATGAGGAGAGGTCCAGCTTTAAAACCTTAACACTTGCAGTTTCATCTTCTTTGAGGATAAGCAGTTTTGCTTGATTTGCAGCATCTACATTTCTTGCTGCAATAATGACATGGGCCTTACGCAGAGCCAGCACTCTTGCAGTCTCCAATCCTATGCCACTTGCACCACCTGCTTATAATATTCAACTCACATTTCTTTAATTctcatatataattaattctCAGATCTGCCAATATTTCATGCTTTATGTGATATATGAACGACAAACAGTAATGAGAAATTAAATACTAATAActgattgttttttcttttttaagaaaTGACCAAAGAAGAAAGTCTGTGAGACTCTGACTCCTTCCTTGGATGCATGTGcaatgagaaagagagagagagagagagggaattgAGCGAACCGGTGATGATAGCAGTAAGATTGGTTGCATCGATTCCTTGTGTAACCTGTTCAGCGGTGGAAGCTGATCCAAATCCACTGGGGCCAGCCCTTCCGGTAATCAATGAAATGATATTCATTGGCGAATACTAGCTAGAGAACCTAAAACTTGCTCTTTCTATGATAATCTGAAAAGATGGAGTGGGAAAGAGGAATAAATTCCTTTCTCCTTATAAGCTAGATCGATGGGAATGGAAACGACAGACGGATAGAGAAGCTGCCTGCAAGTGCATGAGAGCTAATTAATGGCCGTCGTGGGTTTATAGCGTATACTGTGTAAATGCATTCAATGGTCGTCGGTGAAGGATGTTAATGCCCTCAACAACCCTCCAACTGTTCTTTCACTACTTTTTGTTCGTCGTTTCTTGAACCGtacattaaaatataaaaaatcgaCAGGAGAGGATCAAAACCGACCGTGGCCTGCCCCGATTGTGGGTCCGAGTCCACCGGGGCCTGTACGTgggttatttaattttattgttcgGATTAAACATTGTTGTAACATCATCGTTATGGATTTGTAGAAAGGAAAGTGTGGAATTGCACCTTAAAATAAAAAGGTGCAACGCAAACCTGATAATGGGCCAATATAGAATCTATTCTAACGGCTTGGAATTAGAATCTCAACTTGGTTAAATGAAAATGGGCTTGAGTTTGTAGTCTAAAGCTCATAGTGGGCCAATGAAAGTTAAAGCCTAATGGCTCGGAACTTAGTTACATGAAAATGGGCTTTTAGTATTTAGCCCATAAGGAaaattttagtcacaccccaccttttattaaagacaccccaatttgagttgaccatcccttgtaaaactcagttgacggggtgtctttagtaaaaagtggggtgtgactaaggTTTCCCCTAGCATAAACCTCACCATGGGCCATGCAAACCTAAGGATCCGAATATTAGGTttactttaaaatttaaaaattatatgagGAGTCAATATTAGGTTACTAACACCTAAATTTATATTTGGTGGTGGAGGTACAATAAAATTGATACTAGTCCAGTCCCCTTTACACTATAAAGCTTCCACTGAAAATGTATACTAGTTTTGTTATGATATATATTATTCGAATATTTAGTCCAAGAATTTAGCAATTACAAACCGAATCTCACTTTAAGCATCTAATGCAAAAGATGGATGGCTTCCACTAAGTTATGTGATATTTTACTTTACACATTGTTTCTAATTATAGAAAAACGAATTAAGATCCTTCTGTGCGCTTGACTGGgtcaaataaattaatattatcagAAATAAGTTACCGGATTAATGAAATAGACAAAAAGTATGTATCACAagttattaaaagaaaaaaagggagtAGGCCCAATAATAGCTTACGAAGAAGGGGCCCAATAAATATCAACGGGCCTCGTCAGTCTCCCACAGGGCCATGGACCGCACAACCCAAGCCGAGCCGGCGACCAAAATGGCCGCGAAAATGGGCGGCACAATGGAGTCAATCTTGGAATTCTTGAGCAAATGACCCGAAACGCACAAAACGTCTCCTGGAAAGTCCATGGGAACCCGAAGGGCGCCAGCGGCTTCGCAGGGTCGTGAAAACGACGACGTTGGGGAAATGGCGGACATGAATGCAATCTCAGGAGTGAAGGACGCCAGAGCCACCGTCAGCGTCAAGAGAGAAGTCCAGGTGGCAGCGTAGAATAGGATCGGCCATTGCGTAGCGAGTCGATGAATGAGAGGGGCAAAGAAAGGAAGAGACATCATAAGTATAAAGTATAAGGTGGAAGATTGCGAGAAAGAGAGGAGGATAAATAGCCAAATAGATGTAGAGGATGTAGGAAGAGGGAGAGGAGACGCTCAACCACTTTAGTTTAGGAGAGTAATATTATTAGTTggagaaacaaacaaacaaccaCAACCGTGAGAGTCCGAGTCGTGTTTGTTGACTGCGCCAAGGATtattttgctttgcttttgGGTTCGGTTTGTATATTTGACGTGGCATTATTATATAGgtgtaaataattattaatttattattattcctATTGAGGTCTAGGATAGGGTTGTTTCTGGTTATAAACAACAGTGAGCCCATCCATCCCATTGGGCTTATGCCATTAAAGCActtttgagtttttgatatgAAAAGTCAGCCCAATGAGGATATGTCTTCGCAAATGCAGTTGCAGATATCCATACCATAATTAAGCTTGTTACTTTACAGTTTACATGCCCAATGAAGTAAACAGGATGGAACTCATCTCATTACACCTAATTACCAATTCATAGCTTAATTCAGATTTCAGAACCTAAAGCAAGCCACTTCCTTTCTCGTAGGATTTCGCATAAATTACAACTAGACACAGATTTAACAAGCAGCAATTGCCACCGTAGCATGTCAAACTTGCATAACGAGAATCAAAGTTTCTTCAAACCGACCTGGATTACAAATTAACAAGAATCAACTGGTTGAGGAAAATGCTTTTTCTAGCCCAAGAGTCAAATAAAGAAACCCAACCAATGAAACGGCTAATACAATAATCATGATTACAATCATGGCCTGCAGTGAGATGTGTGGGCTCAGGAAAAACACAACAGCTATGGATGCACTCTGCCAGACCTTCAGCTGCGCAAATGCTGCTTCCTATACCCAGGAAAAACAGTCAGACTCTCATCACAATAATTAGACAGCTACAGCTTTTTTATAATATAAACAAACTCCAGACTAAAACTAGTATATACAGGGCGAGATTTCTACAGAGCACCGCAAAATTAATCAAGAACCAATAAGAGGGTGATTAGATTTTGAAGCACGCTACTTTGATGGAGCTAAGCATCTCAATTGTGACATTATTTTCACTTCTTTCCCAggcttaaaagaaaattaaaatctaCGACACTTGATACAATCAACCTAAACACCTAAAAGACACGGTCACATATTTTAGTGAACAGGATTATTTAGTACCATATCATGTTTGAAGAGCATCCCAAGCAGCGCATTAATCTGAGTATTGAATACTCCATCACCAATACCCAACATGGCTGCCATGAGAATTGGGTACATAACACGAAGTATTCCACTGGCAAGGCTGCATCATAACATTGTGAACGACAAGTAGGAAAATATCATATAAAACCTCAGGTTCTACAATACAGCAACACCATGTACGTACTTTTCTAATGTAACACAATGTAAATAACTATCAATAACAAACCTGTACTTTAGTAGAAGCCAGAGAAATAGAATAGCCTGAATAAAAGCTCCAGCAGAAGTTATCAGAGTGATCGACAAGATAGAGGAGGTAAGTCGACCAGCAGTGAGAGAACACTGACACAATGAGGACAAAGGATTGAGATCAGGATCTCAAATCAATGAGCCAAAGAATATGTTACAAGCTGTAATAGTTGATACCCAATTCTGTCATTCGGAAATGGTGGAAATATCAAAATGTTACTTCCTGTATCACGCCTAAAATGACCGTTTAGGTATGATCCTCAaagtattttcttttccttatatATATGAGAGAATATCTATTTTCTTGTCCAGAGAGTGTCCAATTCTTATCCAATGTCGAAAGGATTTTAAATGTGTTTAATAAAAATGTAAGATACAGTTATGAGCTAAAACATCAAAAGGGCTTTCCCCATTATATTAGTTAGTACAGAGGAATGTTCACGAGGAAGAGAGTGGGCTGCTAATGTTTAAGTGCTTTGTTCCCACCTCAAAGAATAAGATGATAAGCAAAATATGCTTCTCCTAAATCTGAAACATCAGGATTAACCAATCACAAATGGCAGGTTTttgaatcaaacacattagCAGGAAAACTTGACCCTTTATACTTGATCATACTTACTATGGCATCAAAAGCCCCGTATACCGCCATAGCACCGCCAATGCCGGACACACCAAGTGCTGGAGTTACAACATACTTGGTGAATTCAGCCCTAAAT
The window above is part of the Tripterygium wilfordii isolate XIE 37 chromosome 3, ASM1340144v1, whole genome shotgun sequence genome. Proteins encoded here:
- the LOC119995709 gene encoding uncharacterized protein LOC119995709 → MMSLPFFAPLIHRLATQWPILFYAATWTSLLTLTVALASFTPEIAFMSAISPTSSFSRPCEAAGALRVPMDFPGDVLCVSGHLLKNSKIDSIVPPIFAAILVAGSAWVVRSMALWETDEAR